A DNA window from Arachis hypogaea cultivar Tifrunner chromosome 18, arahy.Tifrunner.gnm2.J5K5, whole genome shotgun sequence contains the following coding sequences:
- the LOC112772056 gene encoding uncharacterized protein, whose product MGSRARWRQSWAPQPLTPLMEGPDPDMQEEVSKKESSWEVIREWFKAQKISPGGGGSFSSSSSSSSFYGSIHAKTQDLRLLLGVLGCPLAPIPSARDPSLSIHIKDTPFETSTAKYIIQQYLAATGCLKQQRDTKNMYAAGVVKMICCETEISSGKAVKCLGTRSTENGCFVLWQMRPGMWSLELVVGGHKVIAGSNGKTVWRHTPWLGTHAAKGPQRPLRRIIQGLDPKTTASLFTDAQCLGENRIGTVDCFVLKVSADRAAVIERSEGPAEVIRHILYGYFCQKSGLLIYLEDSHLTRVQTQDNNDTVYWETTIGSTIGDYRDVDGVLIAHQGRSIATVFRFGELSMQHSRTRMEEMWTIDDVMFNVPGLSLDHFIPPADIFDNTTNSP is encoded by the exons ATGGGTTCTAGAGCACGATGGCGCCAGAGTTGGGCACCGCAGCCACTAACGCCGTTAATGGAAGGTCCGGACCCAGATATGCAAGAAGAAGTTTCCAAGAAAGAGAGCTCATGGGAAGTCATAAGGGAATGGTTCAAGGCTCAGAAGATTTCCCCTGGAGGAGGAGGAAGCTTCTCGTCTTCGTCGTCCTCATCATCGTTCTACGGAAGCATTCATGCAAAGACACAAGATTTGAGGCTCTTGCTTGGTGTCTTGGGGTGTCCATTGGCTCCAATTCCTTCAGCACGTGATCCTTCTCTCAGCATTCACATCAAAGACACCCCTTTT GAAACTTCAACGGCCAAGTACATCATACAACAGTACCTGGCAGCAACGGGTTGCTTAAAACAGCAAAGGGACACAAAAAACATGTATGCGGCGGGGGTGGTGAAGATGATATGCTGCGAGACGGAGATTTCGTCCGGCAAGGCGGTGAAGTGTTTGGGAACAAGGAGCACCGAGAACGGCTGCTTCGTGCTATGGCAGATGCGGCCGGGAATGTGGTCACTTGAGTTGGTGGTTGGTGGCCATAAGGTCATTGCTGGCAGCAATGGCAAAACTGTGTGGAGGCACACACCTTGGTTAGGAACTCATGCTGCTAAAGGTCCACAACGCCCTCTCCGCCGCATTATTCAG GGGTTAGATCCTAAGACCACAGCAAGCCTATTCACCGACGCACAATGCCTAGGCGAGAATCGAATTGGGACCGTTGATTGCTTCGTCCTAAAGGTTTCTGCAGATCGAGCGGCTGTGATCGAAAGAAGCGAGGGCCCCGCTGAGGTGATAAGGCACATACTATATGGCTACTTTTGCCAAAAGAGTGGGCTCCTCATATACTTAGAAGACTCCCACCTCACAAGGGTCCAAACCCAAGACAACAATGATACGGTGTATTGGGAGACCACCATAGGGAGCACTATCGGCGACTATCGAGACGTTGATGGTGTTCTGATCGCCCATCAAGGGCGGTCAATCGCAACCGTGTTCCGATTCGGTGAGCTGTCGATGCAGCATAGTAGGACCAGGATGGAAGAAATGTGGACCATTGATGATGTTATGTTTAATGTGCCGGGATTGTCATTGGATCACTTCATTCCTCCTGCGGATATCTTTGACAATACTACTAATTCTCCTTAG